The nucleotide window TGATCACCTGTCAGACCAGTTGGGAAAGCTAGAAACATGGCTTAATTTGGTGGAAAAAAATCCGATGGCCATGTTGATgtgatcaatttcatcaagcataGAGCACATATATCCACCTGTCAGAAAAGTTTGGCAAGATTATTGTAGCCAAAGAACAAATGCTCCTAAGAAGGTTGTCCTTGGTCAGGATACTATTCTTAAGCACCAGTCACATGAAGATCTTGATTCGTGGAACTAAAGTTGATGCCTCGTTCGATATTATGGTAGATCACAATTGACATGATCTAACATTCAAGATAATCATGGATTTTTGTACCGCAACTAGCTCGTGGGCTTTGGAGCATGTGGTGGAGGTCAGCATTGCAGAAGCAATGACCCTTAGATTTGGGTTCATGCTTGCAAATCAAATCGGCTAAAGTCGAGTAGTGTCGACTCAGGCTTCTCAATAGTGATTGAGTCAATGATGAACCGTGAGCAGTGCCTCGAGAATGCGGCGAACATTTTGTAAGAACTTTGGAGCCAGAGTTGACCAAGGTAACCTTTCAATTTTGTCCGAGAGAAGCAACTTTCATACCTCATAGCTCCCAAAAAGGGCCACCTTAAGCCACCATGcctcttttttttgcgggtgTAAGCCATCATGTCTCTGGTTAAGGGGTACTCCTAGTCAAGTGACTCTGTCCATCTCTCAATTAACAAATTAAAACATGGATTCCTAAATCAACACAATTAAGGATTTAGGCTGTGTTTGTTATTTCTATCGATTCTCATAACTCATAACCCATAATCTCATTTGTATCaaatcatttttcttcttctatcATATAGTTTAGTTTACCCGTTTTTGCTTGCTTTTCTTCTAAATTTTTCAATGGTGTGCCTAGCTCAGTCGAACCAAGTCATAGTCAAGTGATACAccatataaaaaaagaaaaaagaaaaataatcTTTTGCATGAATCTTCATATGAAAGCTCATGAATATAACATCGACTGAGACTTCGATAAGTCTTAGTCGACTGAGGCCTAGCAATCCTGTTTTTACAACATATTACTACAAAATACACATGCATCACACTTGAAACCGAGGCTTAGAATTTTCAAATGGGAGAATAGCATACGGAAACCAATATTCTATGAAAACTTCATGGAAAACCATATCTTAaagtttttaaaaaaattgaaaaaatgcGGGATGTTAAGGAGGGTGATGTTTTATTGCCATGCAAAATTTTAAGTTAAAATacattacgagatgtgagctatgaaaactGTTCGGCATTATTCAACGCTCTTTTTCATAGTTCACATCTCGTAATGTGTTTCAACTTAAAATTTTGTGTGACGATAAAACATCATCATCTGGTTTTTATTGGTTTTCACCACTGAATATTGGTTTCTGTATGATATTCTCctttttcaaacactccttttgACTTGCTTTGACCCTCCCAAGAAAGGGCAACCTAATAAGAGAAATCTAAACAGACCAGCAGCGATCCCGTTAATTTCGCCACCCCAAATTCCCTTTCCTAAAGCCACCCGACCCGCGTACACGCAGCCCCCGCCCCCAACTTTCCACTGCTCCCGAAAGCTTCCTCCCCAAAAATCATTcgccatctcctcctcctcctcctcctcctccactgtCACTGTCGCTTCCTCACCGCCTCCACCCGGACCGCTTCCCGGAGCCCACAGCCGCCGAACTCCGGCCCGGCGCCGCGGCCTCTGCCGCCGACGCCTCGCCGTCGCGCGGGATGAAGGGCCTGTGGAAGCAGAGCGGGCTGGCGGCCATGGCGTGCGCCGACGCGGGCCAGCTCGGCCCGGCCGGCGCCGGGGCGGGGCGCTCCCGCAGGCGCGCGAGGCTCGTGGTGTACGCCCTCGCGGTGGCCTTCGCAGCATTGACGGCCTACATCGCCCTCTGCTCGCCCGCGGCCCCCGCCGGCGCGGGCGTCGGCGGGGCCGGGGACGGAGCCTCGTGGTTCGACGGCGTGTACGCCTCCACGGCGCCGTACCGCTCGCAGGTTTCGACCTTCTTCTCCTCCGTCTTCCCTGCCAACTCGTCCGCCCCCTCGCCCGAGCCGTCTCGCCGCGACGGCGGTGGCGCGGCCAGCGGATCGAGCGAGGGAGGCGGCGACGTGAGTCGCGATATGGATACTAAGCAAGTCGGAAGCGGGGCAGGGAGCGGTAATTCCGCCACGGCTGGGTCTGACAAGCAGTTGGGGAGCGGAGGTAGTGCGCCAAGCAGCAATGCCGCCGGTGCCGGTGCACCGCCGGCCGGGAACCCAGCGGGAAGTGGCACGGCCGCCGCCAAGAGCGATTCTCCGACGAATAATCCTGCCACAAGTGGCGGTGCGCCGGCTAGTTCGGCAGATCGGAATAAAGGTAACTCTACTGGAGGCGGTTCTAGTAGCCAGGCAGGGCGTCGTGGTGAATCCCCAACTAGTGATTCTGCCGGAGAAAGAGCCGTGCCGAAGGCCGACGAGGGGAGTGATGGATCCAGTAAGCAGTCGGGAAGCGGAGCTCCGACCAATAATGGCGCCGCTGGAAATGTCAGCGCGGTGAAGGCAGACACCAAGGATTCAGTTGGAGTCTCCGGCGGTAGTCCTGCCGGAGATGGCAGCGCGGTGAAGTCCGATTCCAAAATTGAGCCTGATAACCAGGCAGTGACTGCAAGCGGTGCTCCGAGCAGTGGTTCTGCTGCTGGAAATATCACCACAGCCAAGGCTGATGGAAAGGATTCAGTTGGTGCGGTTAACAGTGGCTCGGCCGGAAGTGAGACAGTTGTGAAATCTGATCTGAATAATGAGTCTGATGGTGCATCAGGGAGTGGAAATGTAGATGAAACCCATGAATCAGCACCAAGTGCTACTCCAGTGAAGAGCAATGCCGAAGAGGGAGGAATTCAGCACGATAAATCGAGTGGGAATGTGGCTTCAACTAGTAATCAGACTGCAGTGGCCGAGGAGAAAGAAGATGAATCTTCAACCAAGAACCAGACCCTTGTAGCATCTCCAATTGTGACCAAACAGAACCAGACGAGTGGACCTTCTTCTGTTGGAAGTGATAGTGCGGTGAATAAGAAGGAAGCAACTCCCCAGGTTAGTGCAAGTTCACTGAAGGATCATTCATCCCAAACAATCGCCGCAAAAGCCGGGAACCACAGCGAAGTTCTGGCCAAAGGGTCATCAACTAAGCAGGCTGGTGGTGCCGGTGGAAATAAGAAGGTTGACTGGATAAAGGAGATGGCCGGCTGTGACATGTTCCATGGGAACTGGGTTCGGGACGACTCGTACCCTCTCTACCCCGGGGGATCGTGTCCTCACATCGACGAGCCCTTCGACTGCCATCTCAATGGTCGGCCGGACCGAGCTTACGAGAAGCTCCGGTGGCAACCCAGTGGATGCAACATCCCAAGGTGAGGACAGCTCATTAGACTAGCTCAATCAAATGTCAGTGAATTTATTTCATGCTTGGTGTGTAACATGACCATTTCTGTTATTTGTTACACTAGATTGAATCCAACTGATATGTTGGAGAGGCTGAGGGGGAAACGACTAGTTTTTGTTGGCGATTCACTCAACAGGAACATGTGGGAATCCCTGGTTTGTATATTGAGGCATTCTGTCAAGGATACGAGGAAGGTTTTTGAGGCTTCTGGTAGGCGCGAGTTTAAGACCGAGGGCTCGTACTCTTTCCTATTCACGGTATGCATGATTCCAGTTTGGACTGGTTCTACACTACTGTGATACTTTGCATCTTTTTCCATAATTAGAACATTTCTTTGTTGATTTTCTGTTGTTTAGGACTATAACTGCAGTGTGGAGTTCTTCCGctctcctttcctagtccaagagTGGGAGACGCGAGTCAGCAATGGAAATAAAAAGGAAACTCTTAGGCTTGACATTGTCGAGCAATCATCACCAAAGTACAAGGATGCGGACTTCATCATTTTCAATACTGGACACTGGTGGACACATGAAAAAACTGCCCTAGGGTAACTTGTTTTTACTGCTCTCTTGTTGGACAATCATCTACATTTCATACTTGTTGCCTAGCATTTCCTGCCATACATTCGAATGCCTAAACACTGAAGATATGTTCAACGTGCCACAGGAAGGACTATTACCAGGAAGGTAGTCACATATATAGCGAGTTAAATGTCGTGGACGCCTTTCATAAAGCCCTTATCACCTGGTCCAGATGGATTGATGGCAACGTAAATCCCAAGAAAACCACCGTGATGTTCAGAGGCTACTCAGCATCTCATTTCAGGTGTGTATAACCTTTCCTGTGAACTGCCTACATGCTATGTTGGTATGACTTGCCCTTGACCGAACTAATGTATTGTTGTGGATCTCAATATGCAGTGGCGGGCAATGGAATTCAGGAGGCAGCTGCGACAAGGAGACCGAGCCAATAAAAAATGAGCAATACCTTTCAACCTACCCACCAAAGATGAGCATTTTGGAGGATGTGATCCACAAGATGAGAACCCCGGTTGTTTACTTGAACATAACAAGATTGACGGACTATAGAAAGGATGCGCACCCCTCGATCTACCGCAAGCAACACCTGAGCGAGGAGGAGAGGAGGTCGCCTGAGAGATACCAGGACTGCAGCCACTGGTGTCTCCCCGGGGTACCGGATTCCTGGAACGAGCTGGTTTACGCCCAACTTTTGATCAGTCAGCATCAAATGCTCCAACAGTAAATGCAAGTATGAGTTTTCTGGATGCCTGTATTGTCAAGGATAATGATCATCAAGATGATCGACGTAGATAGTAAAGCTGCCGCTGGTGAGATCTCTCGATACCCCGTACACACATTCTTCGGTTAGAGGCTCATATAGAACTTGATGTTGTAAAGTTCATGCCTACGCTAATCAGAAGTAAACAGTAGTATAGATGAGATGATATATAGGTGATTCTGTGTTTTTGGCTGTGCTCAAGGATGTCACATGATGCATTCTGATTTTGTTTTGTATAAGCTGGAAAATACGAATGGCATGGTGCATAACAAAAGAGCTGTCTGATGGGTGGCACTGAAATCCTGTATGGTTTTGTTTTCAGTTGGTCTATAGGGCCTGTTTGCTAGTCTATGACTGAAAAATTGATACTCCGGTAGTATTTTACTGACCTCACATGAAGCCGGGATGCGACGTTTagtcaataaaaataaaaatatcataccgttttttttttcaaaaccgaaAAATACAGTGCCTTCATATGCTGCTATCCTTGATTTTTCTTGTTCTAATTTAAAAAGTATAGGAGTATTGTGTTCTTGAAAGAACGAAAACGATGTGTTTACGAAGTACCTGCATGAGCAAGATATATGTCCTGATGTCCTGCATGAAACTCATGATGCATGTTGAAAGTTGAAGCACAATCTGCTGGAGACAGTTGGGCGCATCGCGTTCGCAGCAGCTGTTGTAATGAGCCTGGCTGTTTGATCCTGAGACTTTACGAGGCTACATTCGAGCCTGCATGCGCTCCCTGGTGAGTGAGTTTGCCGACATGTGTTTGATGCGCAGGTCCAGCAAAAATGGCCCAGCTTGCAGGTTGCAAGGCCTGAGATGCGCTATTGCCGGCAGACGCTGTGGCCTGTTTGATTGCCGCGTGCAGGTGCACATTTCTGTACCAAAACTTCTTTTTTCAATTTTCAGATGGGAGCAATATGTTTTTGCGTCATTTTATCGAAACCAAACAGTGTATCGTTTGGTTTAAAAGTTCAGACAGTGATGTGTCGGTTCTGTACTTCTGTTGACAGCGACATACGTACACCTGTCTCTAAACGAGGCACCGCTCAACAGTCAAGGGGTGTTTGATTTAGAAACTTCGTCATTTTATTCAGAATTTGGGGGAAAAGAATTCACCGGAGCTCTATAAGGAAGCACTCTACGACCCATTTCCACGCCCCGTTGGGCAGTTGAACTTCATCGACAGGATTAGTAAATCCTGAAGACCTGACCTGACTCATCTGCAATTCATCAACTGCAAGCTTGAGCACCAGACTGCGCTGCGGTCTGCAGCAGCTCAAGCAATCGACAGTTTAGTTAATTTTTTTTAGAATCGGCAGTTTAGTCTTTTTTTGGGGGGTGGAGGGTAATCGACAGTCTAGGTAACTCGACTCTTTTTTATCTGGCGCTTCAAGCGCCGTGAAGATCTCGGGCGCTCGCGTGCTGTCAACGCGGGCCGCGGCCCATTAAGCGCACTTGGTCCCCCTAGCAGCAGTTTCCGGTTTTATATAGATTTTAAAATCTTACATTTATggcgaatcaacctgtggttgagttggttaggtggacagtggtatccccaacccaccacgttcccgtcgacgacgaggcgcctacggtgacttcgtaaatctcaagaaaatatgccggctcagtctctcggaggtgctcataggggtagggtgtgcgcgtgtgcgttcatagggatgagtgtatgcgcatgtatatgagcgcttgtgtctgtactgatgctcaaaaaatCTTACATTTATGAATGGTGAAATCATAAAATGTTTACGGAATTTTAAAATTATTAATGGAATTAGAAAAGTTCGATAAATTTCAAAAAAAGTGTTAACATAATTTTGAAATATTCCATGAATTTCAAAAAAGTCCATGTGATTTGAAAAAAGTTGGTCTAATTTGAAAAAATATATAGTGTAATTGACAAAGCTTGAcagatttgaaaaaagttcacgtGATTTGAAAAAGTTCATGTAACTAAACGAGAATTGAAAGATTTGATAAAAGTTCGTGGAATTTGAAAAAAAACTTCAATGTAATTTTTTCACAATTTTTAAAATGTGTGCGGATTTGGAATATATTCAAAAAATTATTCAGAAAATTTAAAAAGTGGGAAAATGACAAAAAAGGAAAACCAAGAAAGAAAAGTGGTGAACCGAGAAAATTGGAAGATTTGAAAAAAGTTTGtggaatttgaaaaaaaatcataatagAAAAAGTTTTACAAATTTTATAAATGTTTGCATCTATAGAATATATTTGTTCAAAAGATTTTAAAAGTGGGAAAGATGaaaaaagaacaagaaaagaaaaaacaaaaccCGAAAAGGAAAAGTTGTGAACCAAGTAAATATAATACAAGAAAGAAAAAAAGGCAATGGAACCTTCTTGAATGTTCCAAATAATAGAAGACAGATACTATTGTTTTTCATTATATGGGCCGAACCGTTAGGAAGGGAAGCTATAGTGGGGTGTGTGTTTTGGGCGAGATGCGTGTTATCTAGCGCAGCAGGCAACAAATAGTAGGAAACTAGTTTTTTCTTAGACAAACTAACAAGATTTATTTAACCCGTCAAAATGTTTACAGGGACGATCCAAAGATTGCCGGTTGGCCTAACCAAACATGGCGGTCAATTCCTAAAACATGATTTTTGAGGTTGTGAGTTTCAAAATTCGAGTTGCTGGACTCATGACCAAAATTACAAACTGTAAAAGCTTTAGCGTGTTCAACTATTTTCCGGATAATTGCTACATACTCTCCCAATGTTCCTGCTTGATGTCCTTCACCACAACTTGATAATCTGAGACCACATGGATTTTCTAAACATAAAGATCATTGGTCCGTGCAAGAGTTTCCCTGACCGCTAGAGTTTCGAGGACCAATCTAAAATCCCTCGAACTGTAATAGATGATGCAACCAAAAAAATACCATTGAAATCATGTCATATAAATGCCACATATCCATGTCCTCCATTCCTGGCGACCGTTGCATCCACATTTATTTTTACACAATCCTCTAGCGGTGCAATCCAGGAGGCCAGCTGAGCCAAAGTGGCTCTGGTTGGTTCGAACCCCTTCTTTGACAATATATGAATGTCTCCTAGAAGTGAGGTGATAAAATGATGTGTTGCAAAAGGAGATTGGAGAATATCTTTATAGATAGATTTGCGCCAAGCACTCCGGGTCGCCCAAAGAGTTACCATCATTCGGATAAATTCCTCATGTGACAAGTATTCACAGGTAGCGAAGATTGGTTTTTTGTGTCCATGACTTGCTTTACACACGTGTTCCACCATCTCCGCGGATGAGAGTGACCAGACACTACTGGCCATTGTGCACCTTCATAATGAATGACACCATAAATCTTCGACCCCACAAAATGGACACACTGAACTTGTAGACGCGTTGCGGTGGTGTAAAATATCGATTCTCGGCAGAGAGTGCTGGCATAGTCTCTACAGAAAAAAATTCAGCTTTGATGATACATTTATCCTTCAAAGAGCCGACCGCCCATTGCATTCTGATGTAGTATCTGATTGACCCACATTATGCTCTAATCAGTTTTCCCTACTTAGTTTTGTTCGGATCAAAATCTTATATGCACACCGTATGATGAACATCCTTCGCCGGTCCTTACACCATGCCTAATAATCACGTCGCGTGCATAAAGGATCTCGCGAATCACCTCTTCGCATCAGCATCAAGAGGAACAAAGACCTCACGAATCACCTCTTCACGCCAGGAAGCGGAAGAGGCACCAGTGAGCTCCGCCACAGTCTGAGGAGGTTAGGAATTTATGCTGCAATCGGTTTCATCATGCCTTCATGAGGAATCTAACTTTTTGTCCAGATGTTTGTGTTCACCCCGTTCCAATTCTCCTTATGATCCCTTGTGCCAAGATGTCTCTCCCATATATGATCG belongs to Triticum urartu cultivar G1812 chromosome 7, Tu2.1, whole genome shotgun sequence and includes:
- the LOC125520895 gene encoding protein trichome birefringence-like 1, producing MKGLWKQSGLAAMACADAGQLGPAGAGAGRSRRRARLVVYALAVAFAALTAYIALCSPAAPAGAGVGGAGDGASWFDGVYASTAPYRSQVSTFFSSVFPANSSAPSPEPSRRDGGGAASGSSEGGGDVSRDMDTKQVGSGAGSGNSATAGSDKQLGSGGSAPSSNAAGAGAPPAGNPAGSGTAAAKSDSPTNNPATSGGAPASSADRNKGNSTGGGSSSQAGRRGESPTSDSAGERAVPKADEGSDGSSKQSGSGAPTNNGAAGNVSAVKADTKDSVGVSGGSPAGDGSAVKSDSKIEPDNQAVTASGAPSSGSAAGNITTAKADGKDSVGAVNSGSAGSETVVKSDLNNESDGASGSGNVDETHESAPSATPVKSNAEEGGIQHDKSSGNVASTSNQTAVAEEKEDESSTKNQTLVASPIVTKQNQTSGPSSVGSDSAVNKKEATPQVSASSLKDHSSQTIAAKAGNHSEVLAKGSSTKQAGGAGGNKKVDWIKEMAGCDMFHGNWVRDDSYPLYPGGSCPHIDEPFDCHLNGRPDRAYEKLRWQPSGCNIPRLNPTDMLERLRGKRLVFVGDSLNRNMWESLVCILRHSVKDTRKVFEASGRREFKTEGSYSFLFTDYNCSVEFFRSPFLVQEWETRVSNGNKKETLRLDIVEQSSPKYKDADFIIFNTGHWWTHEKTALGKDYYQEGSHIYSELNVVDAFHKALITWSRWIDGNVNPKKTTVMFRGYSASHFSGGQWNSGGSCDKETEPIKNEQYLSTYPPKMSILEDVIHKMRTPVVYLNITRLTDYRKDAHPSIYRKQHLSEEERRSPERYQDCSHWCLPGVPDSWNELVYAQLLISQHQMLQQ